A single genomic interval of Streptomyces sp. BA2 harbors:
- the glnII gene encoding glutamine synthetase, whose translation MTFKAEYIWIDGTEPTAKLRSKTKIMTDGAELPNWGFDGSSTNQAKGHASDRVLKPVFTCPDPIRGGDDVLVLCEVLNTDMTPHESNTRAALAEIEERFGSQEPIFGIEQEYTFFEGDRPLGFPVGGFPAAQGGYYCGVGADEIFGRDVVEAHLENCLKAGLGISGINAEVMPGQWEFQVGPLAPLEVSDQLWIARWLLYRTAEDFNVSATLDPKPVKGDWNGAGAHTNFSTKAMREGYDAIITAAESLGEGSKPMDHVKNYGAGIDDRLTGLHETAPWNEYSYGVSDRGASVRIPWQVEVEQKGYIEDRRPNANVDPYVVTRLLVDTCCTALEKAGQV comes from the coding sequence GTGACCTTCAAGGCTGAGTACATCTGGATCGACGGCACCGAGCCGACCGCCAAGCTCCGTTCGAAGACGAAGATCATGACGGACGGCGCCGAGCTCCCGAACTGGGGCTTCGACGGATCCAGCACCAACCAGGCCAAGGGTCACGCATCCGACCGCGTGCTCAAGCCGGTCTTCACCTGCCCGGACCCGATCCGCGGCGGCGACGACGTACTCGTCCTGTGCGAGGTCCTCAACACGGACATGACGCCGCACGAGTCCAACACGCGTGCCGCGCTCGCCGAGATCGAGGAGCGCTTCGGCTCGCAGGAGCCGATCTTCGGCATCGAGCAGGAGTACACCTTCTTCGAGGGCGACCGCCCGCTCGGCTTCCCCGTCGGCGGCTTCCCCGCCGCGCAGGGCGGCTACTACTGCGGCGTCGGCGCGGACGAGATCTTCGGCCGTGACGTCGTCGAGGCGCACCTGGAGAACTGCCTCAAGGCGGGCCTCGGGATCTCCGGCATCAACGCCGAGGTCATGCCCGGCCAGTGGGAGTTCCAGGTCGGCCCGCTCGCGCCGCTCGAGGTCTCCGACCAGCTGTGGATCGCCCGCTGGCTGCTCTACCGCACCGCCGAGGACTTCAACGTCTCCGCGACCCTCGACCCGAAGCCGGTCAAGGGCGACTGGAACGGCGCCGGCGCGCACACGAACTTCTCCACCAAGGCGATGCGCGAGGGCTACGACGCGATCATCACCGCCGCCGAGTCCCTCGGTGAGGGCTCGAAGCCGATGGACCACGTCAAGAACTACGGCGCGGGCATCGACGACCGCCTCACCGGCCTGCACGAGACCGCCCCGTGGAACGAGTACAGCTACGGCGTCTCCGACCGCGGCGCCTCGGTCCGCATCCCGTGGCAGGTCGAGGTGGAGCAGAAGGGCTACATCGAGGACCGCCGCCCGAACGCGAACGTCGACCCGTACGTCGTGACGCGGCTGCTCGTCGACACGTGCTGCACCGCCCTGGAGAAGGCCGGCCAGGTCTGA
- a CDS encoding winged helix-turn-helix domain-containing protein yields MANSRSFSASTASTATATAAPLTSPGRGRLRAVAPDEVAQITDFLPPGATWLPAPQHTLPTLPGQPPMIGYLVLVPAGQEPVAAAAPEPEPVRASGGPVWIDPVQRAAQVDGRPLDLTYLEFELLAHLVAHPHRVHTRDQLVTTVWGYGHVGDGRTVDVHIARLRRKLGAEHRQTIQTVRRVGYKYAPPASR; encoded by the coding sequence ATGGCGAACTCCCGTTCCTTCTCGGCCTCCACCGCTTCCACTGCAACCGCCACCGCCGCGCCGCTGACCAGCCCCGGCCGGGGGCGGCTGCGAGCCGTCGCCCCGGACGAGGTGGCGCAGATCACCGACTTCCTGCCGCCGGGCGCGACCTGGCTGCCCGCGCCCCAGCACACGCTGCCCACGCTGCCGGGCCAGCCGCCGATGATCGGCTACCTCGTCCTCGTACCGGCCGGGCAGGAGCCGGTGGCCGCCGCCGCACCCGAGCCCGAGCCTGTGCGGGCCTCCGGCGGGCCCGTGTGGATCGACCCGGTGCAGCGCGCGGCGCAGGTCGACGGCCGCCCGCTCGACCTCACGTACCTGGAGTTCGAGCTGCTCGCGCATCTCGTCGCCCATCCCCACCGGGTGCACACGCGCGACCAGTTGGTGACGACGGTGTGGGGGTACGGGCACGTGGGCGACGGGCGCACCGTGGACGTCCACATCGCGCGGCTCAGGCGCAAGCTGGGGGCCGAGCACCGCCAGACGATCCAGACGGTGCGACGCGTGGGCTACAAGTACGCACCGCCGGCGTCCCGTTGA
- a CDS encoding alpha/beta hydrolase family protein yields the protein MTQPESAPAQQEPADELPLLVTAQLPDGARFPVRGMRGSDASPRPAPTVLILPAMGTPARYYRAFARQLHAEGLTALTVDMRGQGESTPRVTDADAVDHGYRTIVEQDLAAVIEAIRAELGPEPPLYLLGHSMGGQLGLVHASLGVGPGVDGVVLVASGSVWFRAYGPLRGPLLLIGELFAAATSTLLGRWPGTRLGFGGNQPKGVMRDWARQGRTGRYSSPGSPHDYEAALRTLTLPVLAVSVEGDTWAPAAALDHLVGKVPAARVTRLRYSVREAGARLDHFVWTRAGGALAKRVAAWAVAGGS from the coding sequence ATGACTCAGCCGGAATCCGCCCCCGCCCAGCAGGAGCCCGCGGACGAGCTGCCGCTGCTCGTCACCGCCCAACTCCCGGACGGGGCGAGGTTTCCCGTTCGCGGGATGAGAGGCAGCGACGCCTCGCCCCGCCCCGCGCCAACCGTCCTGATCCTCCCCGCCATGGGTACCCCCGCCCGCTACTACCGCGCGTTCGCACGCCAGTTGCACGCCGAAGGGCTCACCGCCCTGACCGTGGACATGCGGGGCCAGGGGGAGAGCACCCCGCGGGTGACGGACGCGGACGCCGTCGACCACGGCTACCGCACCATCGTGGAGCAGGACCTCGCCGCGGTCATCGAGGCGATACGCGCCGAACTGGGCCCGGAGCCCCCGCTGTACCTCCTCGGTCACAGCATGGGCGGCCAACTCGGTCTCGTGCACGCCTCGTTGGGCGTCGGGCCCGGCGTCGACGGAGTAGTCCTCGTCGCCTCGGGCTCCGTCTGGTTCCGGGCGTACGGCCCCCTGCGCGGGCCCCTGCTGCTCATCGGCGAGCTGTTCGCCGCGGCCACGTCGACGCTGCTCGGCCGGTGGCCCGGGACCCGGCTCGGCTTCGGCGGCAACCAGCCCAAGGGAGTCATGCGGGACTGGGCACGGCAGGGGCGGACGGGCCGCTACTCGTCCCCCGGCTCCCCGCACGACTACGAGGCGGCCCTGCGCACCCTCACCCTGCCCGTCCTCGCGGTCTCCGTCGAGGGCGACACCTGGGCCCCGGCAGCCGCCCTCGACCACCTCGTCGGCAAGGTGCCGGCGGCCCGCGTCACCCGCCTGCGGTACTCCGTGCGGGAAGCGGGCGCACGCCTCGACCACTTCGTGTGGACGCGGGCGGGCGGAGCGCTGGCCAAGAGGGTGGCGGCGTGGGCGGTGGCGGGCGGAAGCTGA
- a CDS encoding arsenate reductase family protein yields the protein MEIWINPACSKCRSALTLLDAEGADYTVRRYLDDVPSEDEIRAVLERLGLEPWDITRTQEDAAKELGLKDREAWPRDASGRDRWITALAEHPKLIQRPIITADDGTAVVARTEEAVRDALSR from the coding sequence ATGGAGATCTGGATCAATCCCGCCTGTTCGAAGTGTCGTAGCGCGCTCACGCTGCTCGATGCGGAGGGCGCCGACTACACCGTTCGTCGCTACCTCGACGACGTCCCCTCCGAGGACGAGATCCGGGCCGTCCTGGAGCGGCTCGGGCTTGAGCCGTGGGACATCACGCGGACCCAGGAGGACGCCGCCAAGGAGCTGGGTCTCAAGGATCGCGAGGCCTGGCCGCGCGATGCCTCAGGACGCGACCGCTGGATCACCGCGCTCGCCGAGCATCCCAAGCTCATCCAGCGGCCGATCATCACCGCCGACGACGGCACTGCGGTGGTGGCGCGCACGGAGGAGGCGGTACGGGACGCGCTGTCCCGGTAG
- a CDS encoding NAD-dependent epimerase/dehydratase family protein, whose protein sequence is MRLLMLGGTQFVGRGVVEAALARGWEVTVFHRGNREAPAGTVSLLGDRTAEGGLDALASFDGEWDVVVDTWSGAPHVVRESARLLAGRAGRFVYVSSGSVYRYPGVAGSDEDYPLVEGDPDADSVAYAENKRGGELAAVAEFGAERTVLARAGLILGPYENVGRLPWWLNRVARGGPVLAPGPKELDLQYIDVRDLAEWVLDAAFAGLHGPYNIISPIAHTTMEEFLKACVAVAGAPDAELRWTDPSVIAEHGIEPWSQLPVWLPPGELHDTMHRTSTEKAVAAGLRARPVAETVADTWAWIQSLGGVLPQRPERGAQGLDPEVEAKALGL, encoded by the coding sequence ATGAGACTTCTGATGCTGGGTGGTACGCAGTTCGTGGGACGGGGTGTCGTCGAGGCGGCGCTCGCGCGTGGCTGGGAGGTGACGGTCTTCCATCGCGGGAACCGCGAGGCACCCGCGGGCACGGTGTCGCTGCTCGGTGACCGTACGGCGGAGGGCGGCCTCGACGCGCTCGCCTCCTTCGACGGCGAGTGGGACGTCGTCGTCGACACCTGGTCGGGGGCGCCGCACGTCGTGCGCGAGTCGGCGCGGCTGCTCGCGGGGCGGGCCGGGCGCTTTGTGTATGTGTCGAGCGGGTCCGTCTACCGGTATCCGGGGGTGGCGGGTTCGGACGAGGACTACCCCCTGGTCGAGGGGGACCCCGACGCGGATTCGGTGGCGTACGCGGAGAACAAGCGTGGCGGGGAGCTCGCGGCCGTGGCGGAGTTCGGGGCCGAGCGCACGGTGCTCGCCCGCGCGGGGCTGATCCTCGGCCCGTACGAGAACGTCGGGCGGCTGCCGTGGTGGCTGAACCGGGTCGCGCGGGGTGGTCCCGTACTGGCCCCGGGGCCGAAGGAGTTGGACCTTCAGTACATCGACGTGCGGGACCTCGCGGAGTGGGTCCTAGACGCCGCCTTCGCGGGTCTCCACGGCCCGTACAACATCATCTCCCCCATCGCGCACACCACGATGGAGGAGTTCCTCAAGGCATGCGTGGCCGTGGCGGGCGCGCCCGACGCGGAGCTGCGGTGGACCGATCCCTCGGTGATCGCCGAGCACGGCATCGAGCCGTGGTCGCAGCTCCCCGTATGGCTCCCGCCGGGCGAACTGCACGACACCATGCACCGCACGTCGACGGAGAAGGCGGTGGCCGCGGGGCTCAGGGCGCGGCCCGTCGCGGAGACGGTCGCGGACACGTGGGCCTGGATCCAGTCACTGGGCGGGGTGCTCCCGCAGCGGCCCGAGCGGGGGGCGCAGGGGCTCGACCCCGAGGTGGAGGCGAAGGCGCTGGGCCTGTAG